The proteins below come from a single Hirundo rustica isolate bHirRus1 chromosome 6, bHirRus1.pri.v3, whole genome shotgun sequence genomic window:
- the EIF5 gene encoding eukaryotic translation initiation factor 5, whose amino-acid sequence MSVNVNRSVSDQFYRYKMPRLIAKVEGKGNGIKTVIVNMVDVAKALNRPPTYPTKFFGCELGAQTQFDVKNDRYIVNGSHEANKLQDMLDGFIKKFVLCPECENPETDLHVNPKKQTIGNSCKACGYRGMLDTNHKLCTFILKNPPESGDTGTGKKEKEKKNRKGKDKENGSVSSNETLPPPPPEEITPPQVVEEEDDDDWGEDTTEEAQRRRMDEISDHAKNLTLSEDLERTIEERVNLLFDFVKKKKEEGVIDTSDKDIVAEAERLDVKAMGPLVLTEVLFDEKIREQIRKYRRHFLRFCHNNKKAQRYLLHGFECVVAMHQAQLISKIPHILKEMYDADLLEEEVILGWAEKASKKYVSKELAKEIRVKAEPFIKWLKEAEEESSGNEEEDEDENIEVVYSTTASVPKVETVKPANNKDDDIDIDAI is encoded by the exons ATGTCTGTCAACGTCAACCGCAGTGTTTCAGATCAGTTCTATCGCTACAAAATGCCCCGTCTGATTGCCAAG gtGGAGGGCAAAGGAAATGGAATAAAGACGGTTATAGTCAACATGGTTGACGTTGCAAAGGCGCTTAATCGGCCTCCAACGT ATCCTACCAAATTTTTTGGTTGTGAGCTGGGAGCACAGACCCAGTTTGATGTTAAGAATGACCGTTACATTGTCAATGGATCTCATGAGGCGAATAAGCTGCAAGACATGTTGGATggattcattaaaaaatttgTTCTCTGTCCTGAGTGTGAGAATCCTGAAACTGATCTG CATGTCAATCCTAAGAAACAAACTATAGGTAACTCTTGCAAAGCCTGTGGCTATCGAGGCATGCTTGACACAAACCATAAACTCTGCACGTTCATTCTCAAAAACCCACCTG AAAGTGGTGACACTGgtacaggaaagaaagaaaaggagaagaagaacagaaaaggCAAGGACAAAGAGAATGGTTCTGTGTCCAGCAATGAGACACTTCCACCCCCACCACCAGAGGAGATTACTCCTCCACAGGTTGTG gaggaggaggatgatgatgaCTGGGGTGAGGACACAACAGAAGAAGCTCAGAGGCGTAGAATGGATGAAATCAGTGACCATGCGAAGAACCTCACACTTAGTGAAGACCTGGAAAGGACTATAGAGGAGAGAGTCAACTTACTATTTGATTTTGTAAAG aaaaagaaggaagaaggtgtCATCGATACTTCTGACAAAGACATTGTAGCAGAAGCAGAGAGACTGGATGTAAAGGCTATGGGCCCGCTTGTTCTCACCGAAGTCCTTTTTGACGAAAAGATTCGTGaacaaatcagaaaatacaGACGTCACTTCCTTCGT TTCtgccacaacaacaaaaaagctcaGAGGTACCTTCTCCATGGCTTCGAGTGTGTGGTAGCTATGCATCAGGCTCAGCTTATTTCAAAAATACCACATATTTTGAAGGAAATGTATGATGCAGATCTTCTGGAAGAAGAAGTCATCCTTGGCTGGGCAGAAAAG GCCTCAAAGAAATATGTTTCAAAGGAGCTTGCCAAAGAAATCCGTGTCAAAGCAGAACCATTTATTAAATGGCTAAAGGAAGCTGAAGAAGAATCTTCTGGTAATGAAGAAGAGGATGAAGATGAAAACATAGAG GTGGTATACTCCACAACTGCCAGTGTACCTAAGGTTGAAACTGTGAAGCCTGCAAACAATAAAGATGACGATATCGATATCGATGCCATTTAA